A DNA window from Arachis duranensis cultivar V14167 chromosome 3, aradu.V14167.gnm2.J7QH, whole genome shotgun sequence contains the following coding sequences:
- the LOC107478537 gene encoding uncharacterized serine-rich protein C215.13: MKQRTHSEATMDSRRRKSTSGDSFSFPSTPNPESDFEFESLTPDSPSSDPCRTSPADHLFFRTSSISSKDSLMSSRSNSINSRGSSSCSSSARTSASDGSERRLLHSKLSSLSSSASPSCKGVYMGKRTMVSAHPQVYGCSQRWQYLTPVPALNRDASKKRTGEVKQKKKEDKKTKKKKKMMKKKNKEKKVRLRFGRKILRWFVMACKECHAMEPSKIKKKHIMSQQNVNT; the protein is encoded by the exons ATGAAGCAACGAACCCACTCCGAAGCCACCATGGATAGTCGCCGGAGAAAGAGCACCTCCGGCGACTCCTTCTCGTTCCCAAGCACCCCAAATCCAGAGTCGGACTTTGAGTTCGAGTCTCTAACGCCGGATTCACCGTCCAGTGATCCGTGCAGAACCTCACCAGCAGATCACCTCTTCTT CCGAACTAGCAGCATCAGCAGCAAGGACTCTCTCATGTCTTCTAGAAGCAACAGCATTAACAGCAGGGGAAGCAGCAGCTGCAGCAGCAGCGCAAGGACAAGCGCCAGTGACGGCTCAGAGAGAAGGTTGCTCCACAGCAAGCTCTCATCGTTGTCTTCATCGGCATCGCCGTCATGCAAAGGCGTGTATATGGGGAAGAGGACCATGGTTTCAGCTCACCCTCAGGTGTATGGGTGCTCGCAGAGGTGGCAGTATTTAACGCCAGTGCCCGCGTTGAATCGCGACGCCTCGAAGAAACGAACAGGGGAGGtgaagcaaaagaagaaggaagacaagaaaacaaagaagaagaagaagatgatgaagaagaagaataaggagAAGAAGGTGCGGTTGCGATTTGGCCGGAAAATTTTGCGGTGGTTTGTGATGGCGTGCAAAGAATGCCACGCCATGGAGCCGTCTAAAATCAAGAAGAAACATATCATGTCTCAACAAAATGTGAATACTTAG